In Paenibacillus sp. FSL R7-0345, a single window of DNA contains:
- a CDS encoding fumarate hydratase, translating into MRNFEESIYNLIVETSTNLPGDVRRAVAKGRAMEDRATRSGLALTTIAQNIGMAELQVSPICQDTGMPTFIIHTPVGVNQIEMKKDIHSAVIRATKNGKLRPNSVDSLTGENSGDNLGAGTPVIHFEQWEEENIDVRLILKGGGCENKNIQYSLPAELEGLGKAGRDLDGIRKCILHAVYQAQGQGCSAGFIGVGIGGDRTTGYELAKKQLFRKVEDINPVEDLAKLEDYIMDNANKLGIGTMGFGGEVTLLGCKVGVMNRLPASFFVSVAYNCWAFRRQGILVEPATGNIGDWLYERGTGISVEEADVPVAVAAHHPAAAEAGVVSGDAVIPAAPAIAAADAAAPAGSDSAAAAGGSREVRLTTPISEEDIRSLRVGDVVILSGEMHTGRDALHKYLMDHDTPVDLNGAVIYHCGPVMLKDDEGWHVKAAGPTTSIREEPYQGEIIKKFGIRAVIGKGGMGPKTLTALQEHGGVYLNAIGGAAQYYAECIKKVNAVDFMEFGIPEAMWHLQVDGFAAIVTMDSHGNSLHADVEKDSAAKLAQFKEPVFK; encoded by the coding sequence ATGCGGAATTTTGAAGAAAGCATTTATAATCTGATCGTAGAGACCTCCACTAATTTGCCGGGTGATGTGCGCCGGGCCGTTGCCAAAGGACGTGCAATGGAAGACCGCGCCACCCGTTCGGGCCTTGCCCTGACCACGATTGCGCAGAATATCGGCATGGCCGAGCTTCAGGTATCACCAATCTGCCAGGATACGGGGATGCCGACCTTTATCATTCATACGCCTGTCGGCGTCAATCAGATTGAGATGAAAAAGGATATCCACAGTGCGGTGATCCGGGCGACGAAGAACGGGAAGCTGCGGCCCAATTCGGTAGATTCGCTGACCGGTGAGAACAGCGGTGATAATCTCGGGGCAGGGACACCGGTTATTCATTTCGAACAATGGGAAGAAGAAAATATAGACGTAAGGCTGATCCTTAAAGGCGGCGGCTGTGAAAATAAAAATATCCAGTACAGCCTCCCGGCCGAGCTCGAAGGACTGGGTAAAGCGGGCCGCGACTTGGACGGCATCCGTAAATGTATCCTGCATGCCGTCTATCAGGCACAGGGGCAAGGCTGCAGCGCCGGCTTTATCGGCGTCGGCATCGGCGGAGACCGGACCACCGGCTATGAGCTGGCGAAGAAACAGCTGTTCCGCAAGGTTGAAGATATCAACCCGGTGGAAGATCTGGCCAAGCTGGAGGATTACATTATGGATAACGCCAACAAGCTGGGCATTGGCACGATGGGCTTCGGCGGGGAAGTTACCCTGCTCGGCTGCAAGGTGGGTGTGATGAACCGGCTGCCGGCCAGCTTCTTCGTGTCGGTAGCCTATAATTGCTGGGCCTTCCGCCGCCAGGGCATTCTGGTGGAGCCCGCAACGGGCAATATCGGGGATTGGCTCTATGAGCGCGGTACAGGCATTTCGGTAGAGGAAGCGGATGTGCCTGTGGCTGTAGCTGCCCACCATCCGGCTGCTGCAGAAGCAGGCGTTGTCTCCGGTGATGCGGTCATCCCGGCGGCCCCCGCGATTGCGGCTGCTGACGCTGCAGCTCCGGCCGGGTCTGACTCCGCAGCTGCTGCTGGAGGCTCGCGGGAAGTGCGGCTGACTACACCGATCAGCGAGGAGGATATCCGCAGCCTGCGGGTCGGCGACGTCGTCATTCTCTCCGGGGAAATGCATACCGGCCGTGATGCGCTGCATAAATACCTGATGGACCATGACACTCCGGTCGATCTGAACGGTGCGGTTATTTATCACTGCGGTCCGGTTATGCTGAAGGATGATGAAGGCTGGCACGTTAAGGCGGCAGGCCCGACCACCAGTATCCGTGAGGAGCCGTACCAGGGTGAGATTATCAAGAAATTCGGGATCCGCGCCGTCATCGGCAAAGGCGGAATGGGACCCAAAACGCTCACGGCGCTGCAGGAGCACGGCGGAGTCTATCTGAACGCCATCGGCGGAGCGGCGCAATATTACGCGGAATGCATTAAAAAGGTTAATGCTGTTGACTTTATGGAATTCGGGATACCAGAAGCGATGTGGCATCTTCAGGTAGATGGCTTTGCCGCCATCGTAACGATGGATTCACACGGTAACAGCCTGCATGCCGATGTAGAAAAGGATTCAGCGGCCAAGCTCGCCCAGTTCAAGGAGCCGGTATTCAAATAA
- a CDS encoding ATP-binding protein, with translation MKPFRIRLTFILMALVGVSMIGAGLTMAKLFKDSHISALEENMSREIMLLSGTFQFIDMNSQEAMSYYTEHAKHIAGLTSSRITFITKEGKVIGDSERNPLEMDNHSNREEEILAAKEGIGRAIRFSDTLDRDMLYVAGAVTSADGFDGYIRLSMGLDAVTEGLSRAWIIMAAGLVLLFIAATFVSYKVASSMTSPLEQITRVARRITDLDYDARVPMQRKDEVGQLAKAINAMADSLQAQLKTIRDNEDLLQSVLDNMTGGIVMVNAEGEFALINRAAERMLDVKNSEMTGHSYKELKHHYELSRLIEEGVMRCEPLHEERSIYTPAERIVRLDGVPMMQDGSHRGMLFLLQEVTEIRRLEKMRSEFVANVSHELKTPVAAVRGFAETLLGGGVTDEKTARSFLQIIYDENERLNRLIGDILELSKIESKRVQLDCSPIYLKEFFESVLETLSKVAEKKKISLSASVPDELFIEGDEDKLRQIFMNLLSNAINYTHDGGNVKITMVDGHKPDGTETIIFTVSDTGMGIPRKDLPRIFERFYRVDKARSRSSGGTGLGLSIVKHLVELHRGTITVESDLGIGSSFIMELPLLQDHDN, from the coding sequence ATGAAACCGTTTCGCATTCGTCTCACCTTCATCCTCATGGCCCTGGTCGGTGTATCCATGATCGGAGCGGGCCTCACAATGGCCAAGCTGTTTAAGGATTCGCATATCTCGGCGCTGGAGGAGAACATGTCCCGGGAAATCATGCTGCTCTCCGGTACCTTCCAGTTTATCGATATGAACAGTCAGGAAGCAATGAGCTATTATACTGAGCATGCCAAGCATATTGCCGGGCTCACCAGCTCACGTATTACCTTTATCACAAAAGAAGGAAAGGTTATCGGTGATTCCGAACGGAATCCGCTGGAAATGGACAATCACTCTAACCGTGAAGAAGAAATACTCGCCGCAAAGGAAGGAATCGGCCGGGCTATCCGTTTCAGCGATACGCTGGACCGTGACATGCTTTATGTCGCTGGTGCAGTAACTTCGGCAGACGGTTTCGACGGCTATATTCGCCTGTCAATGGGGCTGGATGCAGTGACAGAGGGGCTAAGCAGGGCATGGATTATTATGGCGGCGGGACTGGTGCTATTGTTTATAGCAGCCACTTTTGTAAGCTATAAGGTAGCATCCAGCATGACCTCACCGCTGGAGCAGATTACAAGAGTCGCCCGGCGGATTACCGACCTGGATTATGATGCCAGGGTTCCGATGCAGCGAAAGGATGAGGTCGGACAGCTGGCCAAAGCGATTAACGCGATGGCAGACAGCCTGCAGGCCCAGCTCAAAACGATCAGGGACAATGAAGACCTGCTCCAGAGCGTACTGGATAACATGACCGGCGGTATCGTTATGGTCAATGCTGAAGGGGAATTTGCCCTGATTAACCGGGCTGCAGAACGTATGCTTGATGTGAAAAACAGTGAAATGACCGGTCATTCCTATAAAGAGCTGAAGCATCATTACGAGCTGAGCCGGTTAATTGAAGAAGGCGTAATGCGCTGCGAGCCTCTTCACGAAGAACGCAGCATTTATACTCCGGCAGAGCGTATTGTCCGGCTGGACGGGGTGCCGATGATGCAGGACGGCTCTCACCGGGGCATGCTGTTTCTGCTGCAGGAGGTTACCGAAATCCGGAGGCTGGAGAAAATGCGCAGCGAATTTGTTGCCAACGTATCCCATGAGCTGAAAACCCCGGTCGCCGCAGTCAGAGGTTTTGCCGAGACGCTGCTTGGCGGAGGTGTGACTGACGAGAAGACGGCACGCTCCTTCCTGCAAATTATTTATGATGAGAATGAACGGCTGAACCGGCTGATCGGAGATATACTGGAGCTGTCCAAAATTGAATCCAAACGGGTACAGCTGGATTGCTCCCCAATCTATTTAAAGGAGTTCTTTGAATCTGTGCTGGAAACGCTGAGCAAGGTAGCCGAGAAGAAAAAAATCTCGCTGAGTGCCAGCGTGCCGGATGAGCTCTTCATTGAAGGGGATGAGGACAAGCTGCGGCAGATCTTTATGAATCTGCTGTCTAATGCGATTAATTACACCCACGACGGAGGCAATGTCAAAATCACAATGGTTGACGGACATAAGCCGGATGGTACGGAAACGATCATCTTTACCGTCAGTGATACCGGCATGGGCATCCCACGCAAAGATCTTCCGCGGATCTTTGAACGTTTCTATCGGGTGGATAAAGCCCGGTCCAGAAGCTCCGGCGGCACGGGGCTGGGCCTGTCCATTGTGAAGCATCTGGTCGAGCTGCACCGGGGTACGATTACGGTAGAGAGCGATCTGGGGATCGGCAGCTCGTTCATCATGGAACTGCCGCTGCTGCAGGATCATGACAATTAA
- a CDS encoding carbohydrate binding domain-containing protein, whose product MKRNRWLAPVLITSIVLSVMMNLFVVAPPKAEAASIGTITENDTIYQIMVDRFYDGDSSNNATGAAIRYGENSEEDFRYMKGGDWQGVINKLPYIANMGYTAIWISPVAEPQMTNRENNGTGKNTAYHGYNVKDPNAANPYFGTKEKLKELVDSAHALGIKVIIDVVPNHIGDYMLGTQAFYDIQGLQPAAPFNNPAWYHHNGDINWSLADGRYDQWAQDYLENHDLGGLDDIDFDVPAAKQAIFSSIKAWFDYTGADGARVDAAKLMKPTDIGELQNLLGVNTFGENFDGNAEFVSRWVGANKEWGMLDFPLFFSVLNSFAYGQSFESNIKSTLAQDSYYNGNANHMVTFIDNHDRNRFLTEAGGSVEKLQNALSFIFTVRGTPVVFQGTEQNKGNGNGQIMTGGIADTWNRWSMVKRDTNGNVLENYFNENTSTYKHVAKLNEIRKNNPALRTGTQREMWSAQNLYAFSRRIDSGTNVGQEVISVFSNASSGTQTVTIPLRSESTLTVGTVLINQLNTSDTVTVQAGGVTGKQITVSANANSAKIYSKTQPVVDTVAPTVPSNVTATVQNASSAQISWAASTDNVGVTGYEIYRNGVKVGTSATTSYTDSGLAGQTSYTYTVKAFDAAGNLSAFSAAALITTPAGNSVTIYYKQGYSTPYIHYRPAGGTWTTAPGVAIPAAEVSGYNKITINIGSATQLEACFNNGSGTWDSNGGSNYLFSTGTWTYTPTGNIQAGGPVSPTATPTVTPTATPTPTATPTVAPTATPTPTVAPTATPTATPTVAPTATPVPTATPAGNSVTIYYKNTSFTNSYIHYSVDGSGVWTTSPGQQLQASSYSGYKTATIQLGTAAGLTAAFNNGSGTWDNNGGSNYHLTAGTWSLVNGSLSSGVPQADSVTFRVTVPGTTPASGPVYLSGSFNSWNAADPAYQLTKGSDGVYSITLSLPAGTAVQYKVTRGSWTTVETSSSGAEIANRTLTPAGGAQTVNLTVQRWKDQ is encoded by the coding sequence ATGAAACGCAACCGATGGTTAGCTCCGGTTCTGATCACGTCTATTGTTCTGTCTGTTATGATGAATTTGTTTGTAGTGGCGCCGCCAAAAGCTGAGGCCGCCAGCATCGGCACCATCACTGAGAATGACACGATTTATCAGATTATGGTCGACCGTTTCTATGACGGGGACAGCTCTAACAATGCCACAGGCGCCGCAATCCGTTACGGGGAAAATTCTGAAGAAGATTTTCGTTATATGAAGGGCGGAGACTGGCAGGGAGTTATCAACAAGCTGCCTTACATCGCCAATATGGGCTATACCGCAATCTGGATTTCTCCTGTGGCCGAACCGCAGATGACGAACCGTGAAAATAACGGTACAGGCAAGAATACGGCCTATCACGGCTACAACGTGAAGGACCCGAATGCAGCTAATCCCTACTTTGGAACCAAGGAAAAGCTGAAAGAGCTGGTGGATTCCGCACACGCTCTCGGTATTAAGGTCATCATTGATGTTGTGCCGAATCATATCGGTGACTATATGCTTGGGACCCAGGCTTTTTATGATATTCAAGGCTTGCAGCCTGCTGCACCGTTTAATAATCCGGCCTGGTACCACCATAACGGGGATATTAACTGGTCACTCGCCGACGGCAGATATGATCAGTGGGCGCAGGATTACCTGGAGAACCACGATCTGGGCGGTCTGGATGATATAGATTTTGATGTACCTGCCGCCAAGCAGGCCATCTTCAGCTCCATCAAAGCCTGGTTTGACTATACGGGCGCAGACGGCGCACGTGTCGACGCTGCCAAGCTGATGAAGCCGACAGACATCGGTGAGCTGCAAAACCTGCTGGGGGTTAACACCTTCGGTGAAAACTTTGACGGCAATGCCGAATTTGTTTCCCGCTGGGTCGGCGCGAACAAGGAGTGGGGCATGCTGGACTTCCCGCTGTTTTTCTCGGTGCTGAACAGCTTTGCTTACGGGCAGTCTTTTGAATCCAACATTAAGAGTACACTTGCCCAGGATTCCTATTACAACGGAAATGCGAACCACATGGTCACCTTTATCGATAATCACGACCGTAACCGGTTCCTGACGGAAGCCGGAGGCAGCGTTGAGAAGCTGCAGAATGCATTGTCCTTTATCTTCACAGTCCGCGGAACACCAGTTGTTTTCCAGGGGACGGAACAGAATAAGGGCAACGGCAACGGCCAGATTATGACTGGCGGCATAGCTGATACCTGGAACCGCTGGTCGATGGTCAAGCGGGATACTAACGGTAATGTGCTGGAAAATTATTTTAACGAGAATACCAGTACCTATAAGCATGTAGCCAAGCTGAACGAAATCCGCAAAAACAACCCGGCCCTGCGCACAGGCACCCAGCGTGAAATGTGGTCGGCGCAGAACCTGTATGCGTTCTCCCGGCGGATTGACAGCGGCACAAATGTCGGACAGGAAGTCATCTCTGTATTCAGCAACGCTTCCAGCGGTACACAGACCGTCACTATTCCGCTGCGCAGCGAAAGCACGCTGACTGTTGGTACTGTGCTGATCAATCAGCTCAATACTTCCGATACAGTGACTGTCCAGGCAGGCGGCGTTACAGGCAAGCAAATTACGGTGTCCGCTAATGCCAACTCGGCAAAAATCTATTCCAAGACACAGCCGGTAGTTGATACAGTGGCACCTACAGTTCCAAGCAACGTTACAGCAACCGTACAGAACGCTTCCAGTGCACAGATCAGCTGGGCAGCCTCCACCGACAATGTCGGAGTGACCGGCTATGAAATTTACCGCAACGGAGTCAAAGTGGGCACCTCTGCAACTACTTCCTATACGGACAGCGGACTTGCAGGACAGACCAGTTACACCTACACGGTAAAAGCTTTTGATGCGGCAGGGAACCTGTCCGCCTTCAGTGCGGCTGCTTTAATCACCACCCCGGCCGGCAACAGTGTGACGATCTACTACAAGCAGGGCTACAGTACGCCATATATTCATTACCGGCCGGCCGGCGGAACCTGGACGACAGCACCAGGTGTAGCGATTCCGGCAGCAGAAGTATCCGGTTATAACAAAATCACGATTAATATCGGCTCCGCCACCCAGCTGGAAGCCTGCTTCAATAACGGCAGCGGCACATGGGACAGCAACGGAGGCAGCAATTATCTGTTTAGCACCGGCACATGGACTTATACACCGACTGGAAACATTCAGGCCGGAGGGCCGGTGAGTCCGACGGCAACACCAACGGTAACGCCTACGGCTACGCCAACACCGACTGCAACACCAACCGTAGCGCCTACGGCCACACCTACACCGACGGTAGCGCCAACCGCTACACCAACCGCTACACCAACCGTGGCCCCAACAGCAACGCCAGTACCCACTGCTACTCCAGCTGGCAATTCCGTAACCATTTATTATAAAAATACATCGTTTACGAACTCTTATATTCATTACAGTGTGGACGGTTCCGGGGTATGGACCACCTCGCCGGGGCAGCAGCTGCAAGCTTCGTCTTACTCAGGATACAAGACAGCTACCATCCAGCTCGGCACTGCCGCCGGTCTGACGGCTGCCTTCAACAACGGTAGCGGTACCTGGGATAATAACGGCGGCAGCAATTATCATCTGACGGCCGGGACCTGGAGCCTGGTGAACGGCAGCCTGTCCTCAGGCGTGCCGCAGGCCGACAGTGTAACCTTCAGAGTCACTGTCCCAGGTACGACTCCGGCTTCCGGGCCGGTGTATCTGAGCGGTTCCTTCAACAGCTGGAATGCGGCTGATCCTGCTTATCAGCTGACCAAAGGCAGCGATGGCGTATACTCCATTACTCTCAGCCTGCCGGCAGGAACAGCGGTACAGTATAAAGTAACCCGAGGCAGCTGGACAACGGTTGAGACCAGCTCAAGCGGCGCCGAGATTGCCAATCGTACGCTCACGCCAGCCGGCGGAGCGCAGACTGTAAATCTGACCGTGCAGCGCTGGAAGGATCAATAA
- a CDS encoding thiamine phosphate synthase, producing MAEIHLLSDGKLDAVQFAALAAAVHPQLDYIHLREKRLSAQELLNMALILLSEGVPAAKLIINDRLDVAMALGAAGVQLAWNSLPVSAARLAAGHSLQLGSSVHSAAEIIEAGNQGADYCLFGHVFASISKPGLKERGLTLLKEAVNTSNIPIIALGGITPENMPQVLQTGATGIAVMSGICGADDPASAAQAYRTAADGAAAKGGEKA from the coding sequence TTGGCCGAAATACATCTGCTCTCGGACGGGAAGCTGGATGCGGTTCAGTTTGCTGCCCTCGCAGCCGCTGTTCATCCGCAGCTTGACTATATTCATTTACGTGAAAAGAGGTTATCGGCGCAGGAGCTGCTTAATATGGCTTTAATCCTGCTGTCAGAGGGTGTGCCTGCCGCCAAACTGATTATCAATGACCGGCTGGATGTGGCAATGGCTCTTGGAGCTGCCGGTGTTCAGCTGGCCTGGAACAGTCTGCCTGTCTCTGCTGCACGGCTGGCAGCGGGCCACTCCCTGCAGCTGGGATCATCGGTGCATTCCGCTGCAGAGATTATAGAAGCGGGTAATCAGGGTGCTGATTATTGTCTGTTTGGACATGTGTTTGCTTCAATCAGCAAACCAGGCCTGAAGGAGCGCGGTTTAACTCTTTTGAAAGAGGCTGTGAATACTAGCAATATTCCAATAATCGCACTCGGGGGCATTACGCCGGAGAATATGCCGCAAGTGCTGCAGACTGGTGCAACAGGGATAGCGGTAATGTCCGGCATATGCGGCGCGGATGATCCTGCATCGGCTGCACAAGCCTACAGGACCGCAGCTGATGGGGCTGCCGCCAAAGGAGGTGAGAAAGCATGA
- the thiS gene encoding sulfur carrier protein ThiS, which translates to MNLIVNGKAEIYKENCRTVADLLSLPAWNRKMVIVELNGDIVARENYNTALLGEGDRIEVVHFVGGG; encoded by the coding sequence ATGAATCTCATAGTCAATGGCAAAGCAGAAATATACAAAGAGAACTGCAGGACCGTGGCTGATTTGCTTAGTCTGCCTGCCTGGAACAGAAAAATGGTTATTGTTGAGCTGAACGGCGACATTGTTGCCAGGGAGAACTATAATACCGCTCTTCTGGGCGAGGGGGACAGGATTGAGGTGGTGCATTTTGTGGGAGGAGGCTAG
- the thiH gene encoding 2-iminoacetate synthase ThiH has product MGFYETARRLSEQADSEIWEKYTKDDVMRTLRKEQLDERDLQILLSPAAADCLEEMARCALRLTRTHFGHVMQLFTPMYLADFCINHCTYCSFSSIYDFPRKKLSPEEVRQEAKAIAATGIRHILILTGESRKESPVSYIKECVKILREYFSSVSIEVNPLSEDEYKELKEAGVDGLTLYQEVYHEETYRKLHIKGPKKIYRNRMDAPERGCRAGFRTVNIGALLGMYDWRREALFTAMHARYLQDKYPECEIGVSVPRFRPFLGEYNPEHIVTDRALVQIILAYRLFLPRAGITLSTREPSALRDRLIHLGVTKMSAGVSTEVGGHTLEGGTPQFEISDGRSVQEISRMLRANSLQPVYKDWDILESV; this is encoded by the coding sequence ATGGGGTTTTATGAGACCGCCCGCCGTCTAAGCGAGCAGGCAGATTCTGAAATATGGGAGAAGTATACTAAGGACGATGTAATGCGTACACTCCGGAAAGAACAGCTGGATGAGCGTGATCTGCAGATTCTGCTGTCTCCTGCAGCGGCAGACTGCCTGGAAGAAATGGCCCGTTGTGCCCTAAGGCTGACCCGGACGCATTTCGGACATGTCATGCAGCTTTTTACACCGATGTATCTTGCAGATTTCTGCATAAATCACTGTACGTACTGCAGCTTCAGCTCCATTTATGATTTCCCGAGAAAAAAGCTCAGTCCTGAGGAAGTAAGGCAGGAAGCCAAGGCGATAGCAGCTACAGGCATCCGGCACATTCTGATTCTGACAGGGGAATCCCGCAAGGAAAGCCCCGTTTCTTATATCAAGGAATGCGTTAAAATACTCAGGGAGTATTTCTCTTCTGTCAGCATTGAAGTGAACCCGTTGTCTGAAGACGAATACAAGGAGCTTAAGGAAGCTGGTGTAGACGGGCTAACCCTGTATCAGGAAGTCTACCATGAGGAGACGTACCGCAAGCTGCATATCAAAGGGCCCAAAAAAATCTACCGCAACAGGATGGATGCACCTGAGAGGGGCTGCCGGGCCGGCTTCAGGACAGTAAATATCGGGGCCCTGCTCGGGATGTATGACTGGAGGCGGGAAGCTTTATTTACGGCTATGCATGCGAGATACCTTCAGGACAAATACCCTGAATGTGAAATCGGTGTGTCCGTACCGCGTTTCCGTCCTTTTCTGGGAGAATACAATCCGGAGCATATAGTCACTGACCGGGCTCTGGTGCAGATTATTCTGGCTTACCGGCTCTTTCTGCCCAGGGCGGGTATTACGCTGTCGACCCGCGAACCGTCTGCTTTAAGAGACCGCCTCATCCATCTGGGAGTAACCAAAATGTCTGCCGGGGTATCCACGGAGGTGGGAGGGCATACCCTGGAGGGTGGAACACCGCAGTTTGAAATCTCCGACGGACGCAGTGTGCAGGAAATAAGCAGGATGCTCAGAGCAAACAGCCTGCAGCCGGTATACAAGGACTGGGATATTCTAGAGTCTGTCTAA
- a CDS encoding thiazole synthase, with product MSDPLIIGGQALSSRLFIGTGKYSRNTLIPEVVEASGSQVITVALRRVDPDSNDNIISHIPDRMILLPNTSGARTAEEAVRIARLAKASGLGNWVKIEVINDQKYLLPDNAETIRATEILASEGFVVLPYMSPDLSAALRMQEAGAAAVMPLGSPIGTNRGLRTRELLRILIAELDLPVIVDAGIGRPSEAAEAMEMGAAGVLLNTAIATARNPQLMASAFRDAVAAGRKAYLAGLGPVEETAAASSPLTGFLD from the coding sequence ATGTCAGATCCTTTAATAATCGGAGGCCAGGCCTTGTCCAGCAGACTGTTTATCGGAACCGGGAAATACAGCCGGAATACCCTTATCCCTGAGGTGGTGGAAGCTTCGGGCTCACAGGTCATTACAGTGGCCCTCCGGCGTGTAGACCCGGACAGCAATGATAATATCATCAGTCATATTCCGGACCGTATGATCCTGCTGCCCAACACTTCCGGTGCCCGGACTGCTGAAGAAGCGGTCCGTATAGCCAGACTGGCCAAGGCTTCCGGTCTAGGCAATTGGGTAAAGATCGAAGTAATCAATGATCAGAAATATCTGCTGCCCGATAATGCGGAAACGATCCGCGCCACGGAAATTCTGGCCTCCGAAGGCTTTGTGGTGCTTCCTTATATGAGCCCTGACTTATCCGCAGCCCTTCGCATGCAAGAAGCGGGTGCTGCAGCAGTCATGCCGCTTGGATCGCCCATAGGCACAAACCGGGGGCTAAGAACACGTGAGCTGCTGCGCATCCTGATTGCGGAGCTTGACCTTCCGGTTATTGTAGATGCCGGAATAGGCAGGCCGTCTGAAGCAGCAGAAGCGATGGAGATGGGCGCTGCCGGTGTGCTGCTGAATACGGCTATCGCCACCGCACGGAATCCGCAGCTCATGGCTTCGGCATTCCGCGATGCCGTAGCTGCAGGCCGTAAGGCCTACCTGGCCGGATTGGGCCCTGTTGAGGAGACGGCTGCAGCTTCGTCGCCACTGACGGGATTTCTGGACTGA
- a CDS encoding LacI family DNA-binding transcriptional regulator, with the protein MKVTISDVARAANVAKSTVSKVLNDSPKISAETKQRVREIMKQMNYIPSSIATGLARQSSQTVGLLVDMSKESEFLNQFFYNIIGGIESVMGPLGYELTLCNIQHHAAEDHFLNRLVLNQRVDGIIANNSVLTEELANELDRLNFPYVSIGEMEPAASWVDFDNEAGGRMLTRHLLEQGYSRPAFVGGQRNERIYSRRLSGYLQALKQSGVIVRQDWIVNGQADEHEGYRAALRLLMREDPPDSVVCMTNYTAFGVLKAARELGIEVPGQLGIAAFDEYPLSRYTTPPLTSLNIDTFKLGLTSGQWLMDHIRENCTASRHLLLEPELIVRESTAGLNC; encoded by the coding sequence ATGAAAGTAACCATTTCGGATGTAGCCAGGGCAGCAAATGTGGCAAAATCCACCGTCTCCAAGGTATTAAACGACTCACCCAAAATATCGGCTGAGACCAAGCAGCGCGTGCGCGAGATTATGAAGCAGATGAATTATATACCGAGCAGTATCGCAACCGGTTTAGCCAGACAAAGCTCGCAGACGGTTGGACTGCTGGTTGACATGTCCAAAGAAAGTGAATTTCTGAACCAGTTTTTCTACAATATTATCGGCGGGATCGAAAGCGTGATGGGTCCTCTCGGATACGAGCTGACGCTATGCAACATCCAGCATCATGCTGCGGAGGATCATTTTCTGAACAGGCTGGTGCTGAACCAGCGGGTTGACGGCATTATTGCCAACAATTCAGTACTGACCGAGGAGCTGGCCAATGAGCTGGACCGGCTTAACTTTCCATATGTATCAATCGGAGAGATGGAACCTGCAGCGAGCTGGGTAGACTTTGACAATGAAGCAGGCGGAAGAATGCTGACCCGTCACCTGCTGGAGCAGGGCTACAGCAGACCGGCTTTCGTCGGCGGGCAGCGGAATGAACGCATCTACAGCCGACGGCTGAGCGGCTATCTCCAGGCGCTCAAGCAGTCCGGCGTTATCGTCCGCCAGGACTGGATTGTAAACGGCCAGGCCGATGAGCATGAAGGCTACCGCGCGGCACTCCGGCTGCTAATGCGCGAAGACCCGCCTGACTCGGTCGTCTGTATGACCAACTATACAGCGTTCGGAGTATTAAAGGCGGCCCGTGAGCTGGGGATAGAGGTTCCGGGCCAGCTGGGCATCGCTGCTTTTGATGAATATCCTTTATCCCGTTATACCACTCCGCCGCTTACTTCACTGAATATCGACACCTTCAAGCTCGGGCTAACCTCCGGCCAGTGGCTGATGGATCATATCCGCGAGAACTGTACGGCCTCCCGTCATCTGCTGCTAGAGCCTGAGCTGATTGTCCGCGAGTCTACAGCAGGCCTTAATTGCTGA